From the genome of Prevotella herbatica, one region includes:
- a CDS encoding DUF3575 domain-containing protein yields the protein MSKLKFHSTKCRMSDIILKSFLLLLVSMPSLRLHAQHVALKSNLLYDALCIPSLGTEVRLDSTLTLSVSSTYCPISYGSDRKWKNWSVQYEARHWFRKSFRGPYIGLFGIHGGFNLNRIPVFRLTNHRAEGNFNGAGLTFGFHRILSPHWGIDTSLSAGYLHLRYRHYREGTYGYLEYTKGRDYVGPVSLSVSLVYIIK from the coding sequence ATGAGTAAATTAAAATTTCATAGTACGAAATGTAGGATGAGTGATATTATATTAAAGTCATTTTTGCTTTTATTGGTATCTATGCCATCCTTGCGCCTTCATGCGCAGCATGTAGCGCTGAAATCCAATCTGCTCTATGACGCATTATGCATCCCATCCCTGGGTACTGAGGTCCGCCTTGACAGTACCCTTACCCTGAGCGTTTCTTCTACCTACTGCCCGATATCCTACGGTAGTGACCGTAAATGGAAGAACTGGTCAGTCCAGTACGAAGCCCGTCATTGGTTCCGCAAGTCCTTCCGTGGTCCTTACATCGGACTCTTTGGTATTCATGGAGGTTTCAACCTAAACCGCATACCTGTGTTCCGCCTTACCAATCACCGTGCTGAAGGCAACTTCAACGGTGCCGGACTCACCTTCGGTTTCCATCGAATACTCTCTCCTCACTGGGGCATAGATACCTCTCTGTCTGCGGGCTACCTTCATCTGCGCTACCGCCATTACCGTGAGGGAACCTATGGCTACCTTGAATATACAAAGGGTAGGGACTATGTCGGTCCTGTCTCCCTTTCCGTATCACTGGTATATATCATCAAGTGA
- a CDS encoding tyrosine-type recombinase/integrase has product MSVTFSSFTQTCIYDLRQEGRFATAHLYDISLRSFCKCLGHDVIRFSEINRNSLHLFKRYLIERHYSPNTQSTYMRMLRALYNKAVYAGLAKHVYNLFHDVFTGIDKSHKKAMSPVDLNKLFFGKVSSPALIRAQQIARLMYCLCGIPFVDFQHVGADSVKDGSLNYSRRKTGVCVSIPVNKETVALIEKAAVCPSDMNTEEGYRHYQSLLRKFNASLSRLASKLGIKAHVSSYTIRHSWATTALYCHVPVEVISSALGHADIKTTQIYLKGFNAKEIGLANRKVCRCVENK; this is encoded by the coding sequence ATGTCAGTAACATTCTCATCTTTTACCCAAACCTGTATTTATGACCTTCGTCAAGAGGGTCGTTTTGCAACCGCGCACCTTTATGACATTTCACTGCGCTCATTTTGTAAATGTCTCGGTCACGATGTTATCCGTTTCAGTGAGATAAACCGTAATTCACTCCATCTGTTTAAAAGGTATCTTATAGAGCGGCATTATTCCCCCAATACTCAGTCCACTTATATGCGCATGCTCCGTGCCTTATATAACAAAGCTGTGTATGCAGGGCTTGCCAAACATGTCTATAACCTGTTTCATGATGTTTTTACGGGCATTGACAAAAGCCATAAGAAGGCGATGTCGCCTGTTGACCTGAATAAACTCTTTTTTGGCAAGGTAAGCAGTCCAGCCCTTATCCGTGCCCAGCAGATAGCCAGGCTGATGTATTGTCTCTGTGGTATTCCCTTCGTTGATTTTCAGCATGTCGGCGCTGACTCTGTCAAGGACGGATCTCTGAACTACAGCCGCCGTAAGACCGGAGTCTGTGTCAGTATTCCTGTCAATAAAGAAACAGTTGCTCTTATAGAGAAAGCGGCAGTATGCCCTTCTGACATGAATACCGAGGAGGGCTATCGCCATTACCAGTCATTGCTTCGCAAGTTCAACGCCAGTCTTTCGCGTCTTGCCAGTAAGCTTGGTATCAAGGCTCATGTGTCTTCCTACACCATCCGCCATTCTTGGGCTACCACAGCTCTGTACTGTCATGTTCCTGTGGAGGTGATCAGTTCCGCTCTCGGTCATGCCGACATCAAGACCACGCAGATATATCTCAAGGGCTTCAATGCCAAAGAGATAGGGCTTGCCAACAGAAAAGTATGCAGGTGCGTGGAAAATAAATGA
- a CDS encoding fimbrillin family protein translates to MKSRLLNAVLLACALLMTLSGCSSDDTLTGESSATAKSMKINVSDGMFASVDNNGAKTRATDDVTGTTFSSGDAIGIFAVKSDGTLALTNAKYTYDGTSWLNSDNTAILPYYDGAKYFAYYPYQANLASDKYDATQTTAEAFFAPLISGWTPAADQSTQTNYTAQDLMVSMATVDVSTGSSSFTMSHQMSMIEMDLHQAHYTYSRLDTYRFMFDTANNPLNIAAGKYRFLVNPSKPLSITGKNLNTISDITKLKGWKISGTAPAASKYKIYKYNGASACLTETARGNVYIGDANIGDYLYDDGTTGTTTVGKTIVGIVFSDQLSPTEYNAGYTHGYALALKDAIVGTTSWEPLYNDAGLNKVTKFYQYFTDINTGYTGTFTKGYNKSNDQFPAWQAANNYNVDVSKFTNSGWYLPSIGQWWDVCANLGKVDLSGKQYSGSSNDDLYLGSTATANINNALTAAGGNAFSDYAYWSASEYDMSYAMVVFFYKSNVNISSAVKNLTYFYVRPVLAF, encoded by the coding sequence ATGAAAAGTAGATTATTAAATGCAGTTCTATTAGCTTGTGCATTATTAATGACGCTAAGCGGTTGCTCTTCAGACGATACTCTGACAGGCGAAAGCAGCGCCACTGCTAAGAGTATGAAGATAAATGTATCTGATGGTATGTTTGCTTCCGTAGATAACAACGGTGCAAAGACACGTGCCACAGATGATGTCACAGGAACCACATTCAGTAGTGGTGATGCTATTGGCATATTCGCTGTTAAGTCAGACGGAACTTTGGCATTAACCAATGCTAAATACACCTATGACGGCACTTCTTGGCTAAACAGCGATAATACAGCTATCTTACCCTATTATGATGGTGCAAAGTATTTCGCTTACTATCCTTATCAGGCAAACCTTGCAAGCGATAAATATGATGCAACACAAACAACAGCCGAGGCATTCTTTGCCCCATTGATAAGTGGTTGGACTCCTGCAGCTGACCAAAGCACACAAACCAACTACACAGCTCAGGACTTGATGGTTTCAATGGCTACAGTTGATGTTTCTACAGGTAGCAGTTCCTTCACAATGTCTCATCAGATGTCAATGATTGAAATGGACCTTCATCAAGCTCACTATACATATAGTAGATTAGATACATACCGTTTTATGTTTGATACAGCTAACAATCCATTAAATATAGCTGCAGGTAAATACCGCTTTTTGGTTAATCCATCTAAGCCTCTTTCTATTACAGGTAAAAATCTGAATACTATCAGCGACATAACCAAGCTTAAGGGCTGGAAAATAAGTGGCACAGCTCCTGCTGCATCTAAATATAAGATATATAAATACAATGGCGCTTCTGCTTGTCTCACAGAAACTGCACGTGGTAATGTATATATTGGTGATGCAAATATCGGTGATTATCTTTATGATGATGGAACAACAGGAACAACTACCGTTGGTAAGACAATTGTGGGTATAGTATTCTCCGATCAGTTAAGCCCTACAGAATATAATGCAGGCTACACACATGGATATGCATTAGCATTGAAAGATGCAATAGTCGGAACTACTTCTTGGGAACCTCTTTATAACGATGCCGGTCTTAACAAAGTTACTAAGTTTTATCAATATTTTACCGATATTAACACTGGCTATACCGGCACATTTACCAAAGGATATAATAAAAGTAACGACCAGTTTCCAGCATGGCAGGCTGCTAATAATTACAATGTGGATGTATCCAAGTTCACCAATAGTGGTTGGTATCTTCCAAGTATCGGTCAATGGTGGGATGTTTGCGCCAACCTAGGTAAGGTTGATCTTAGCGGTAAGCAGTATTCGGGTTCCTCAAATGATGATCTTTATCTCGGTTCTACAGCAACAGCCAATATCAACAATGCGCTAACAGCAGCTGGTGGTAACGCATTTTCAGACTATGCGTATTGGTCTGCGTCTGAGTATGATATGAGCTACGCTATGGTAGTTTTCTTCTACAAGTCTAATGTCAATATTTCCTCTGCAGTTAAGAACCTCACTTATTTCTATGTTCGGCCTGTTCTCGCTTTTTAG
- a CDS encoding fimbrillin family protein gives MKSKLLNAGLLACALLMTLSGCSSDETLTGDSSTAAKSMKINVSDGMFSSVDNNGAKTRAIENVTGTTFSNGDAIGIFVVKSDGTIVLTNAKYIYDGTSKWLNVNSTERLPYINGAKYFAYYPYQASMDGKYFASVTFSNLTANIFFASLISGWTPAADQSTQDKYTAQDLMVSMATVDASTGSSSFVMSHQMSMVEMDFPQYHYTYGGSDTYRFTFDAASKPFNVAAGKYRLLVNPSVALSVTGKNQYSSTDASKTKGWKISGTTPASAKYKVYTYKGASAFLSETKRDFCFGDANIGDYLYDDGTTGTTTSGKTIVGVVFSNEINSAEYNAGYTHGYALALKDASASGPTWGPITDAGLTKVTTLENSYNDINSGYYGTFTKGYNKSNGDYPVWQVANNYNVDVSHFTNSGWYLPSIGQLWDVSANLGKVDLSSQQSSSSVGGYIYSGSTVRTNVNNAITSAGGTALVNDYYCSASEYNGLNAVIIGFINTYIDVSHTRKYSGTYTIRSVLAF, from the coding sequence ATGAAAAGTAAATTATTAAATGCGGGGCTATTAGCCTGCGCATTATTGATGACGCTAAGCGGTTGCTCTTCAGACGAGACTCTGACAGGCGATAGCAGCACCGCTGCTAAGAGTATGAAGATAAATGTATCTGATGGTATGTTTTCTTCAGTAGATAACAACGGTGCAAAGACACGTGCCATAGAGAATGTCACAGGAACCACATTCAGTAATGGTGACGCAATAGGCATATTCGTTGTTAAGTCTGATGGAACCATTGTACTGACAAATGCCAAATATATCTATGATGGAACATCTAAATGGCTAAATGTTAACAGTACGGAACGTTTGCCCTATATTAATGGTGCAAAGTATTTTGCTTACTATCCTTATCAGGCAAGCATGGATGGTAAATATTTCGCAAGCGTAACTTTCAGTAATTTAACAGCCAATATATTCTTTGCTTCATTGATAAGTGGTTGGACTCCTGCAGCCGACCAAAGCACGCAAGATAAATACACAGCTCAGGACCTGATGGTTTCAATGGCTACAGTTGATGCTTCTACAGGTAGCAGTTCATTCGTTATGTCTCATCAGATGTCAATGGTAGAAATGGATTTCCCTCAATATCACTACACATACGGCGGATCTGATACCTACCGCTTTACGTTTGACGCAGCTAGCAAGCCATTTAATGTTGCTGCTGGTAAATATCGCTTGTTGGTCAATCCTTCGGTAGCACTTTCTGTTACGGGCAAAAATCAGTATAGCAGTACTGATGCATCAAAGACTAAAGGTTGGAAAATAAGTGGAACAACTCCTGCTTCCGCTAAATATAAAGTATATACATACAAAGGTGCTTCTGCTTTTCTTTCTGAAACAAAACGAGATTTTTGTTTTGGTGATGCCAATATTGGTGACTACCTTTATGATGACGGTACCACAGGAACAACCACCAGTGGTAAGACTATAGTTGGTGTTGTGTTCTCCAATGAGATAAACTCTGCGGAATATAATGCAGGCTATACTCATGGTTATGCTCTTGCCCTAAAAGATGCCAGTGCTTCAGGACCTACTTGGGGACCAATAACTGATGCTGGTCTGACCAAAGTTACCACTTTAGAAAATTCTTATAATGATATTAACTCTGGTTATTATGGAACATTTACCAAAGGATATAATAAAAGTAACGGCGACTATCCTGTATGGCAGGTAGCCAATAATTATAATGTTGACGTTTCTCATTTCACTAACAGTGGCTGGTATCTTCCAAGTATAGGCCAATTGTGGGATGTAAGTGCCAATCTTGGTAAGGTTGATCTATCTAGTCAGCAAAGTTCCAGTTCTGTAGGTGGCTACATTTATAGTGGTTCAACAGTAAGAACCAATGTCAACAATGCTATAACCTCGGCTGGAGGTACAGCACTGGTTAATGACTACTATTGTTCTGCTTCTGAGTATAATGGTCTCAATGCTGTGATCATTGGCTTTATCAATACTTACATCGACGTGTCTCACACCCGTAAGTACAGTGGGACTTATACTATTAGGTCCGTCTTGGCTTTTTAA
- a CDS encoding fimbrillin family protein, with product MKSKLLNAGLFSCALLITLSGCSSDDTLAGDGNTPVKSMKINVSDGMFTSVDDNSAKTRANDDGTATIFSSGDAIGIFAVKADGTLALTNAKYTYDGTYWLNSDNTDKLPYYDGAKYFAYYPYQESLASTKYDATQTTAETFFASLISSWTPATDQGTHAKYTAQDLMVSMATVDVSTGSSSFTMSHQMSMIEMDFNQVHYTYNGANTYRFTFDATSNPLNIAAGKYRLLVNPSAALSITGNNQYNSTDVTKAKGWKISGTAPSAAKYKVFKYKNSSASLIQTSRQNVFIGDANIGDYLYDDGTTGTSTFGKTIVGIVFSNQLSSAEYNAGYTHGYALALQDAISATTSWGPNTGDTGLPQVSTFSGYYNDITTGYYGTFTKGYNKSNSSYPAWQSANNYDVDISKFTNSGWYSPSMGQWWDVCANLGKVDLASMQISISSTGNLYNGYALLTNINNALTSAGGTGLTSNYYYWTASEYNTTDAVTIYFGSSYVCLNNMNKVFGGYDARAVLAF from the coding sequence ATGAAAAGTAAATTATTAAATGCAGGACTATTTAGTTGTGCATTATTAATAACGTTGAGTGGTTGCTCGTCAGACGATACTCTAGCAGGCGATGGCAATACACCCGTTAAGAGTATGAAGATAAATGTATCTGATGGTATGTTTACTTCAGTAGACGACAACAGTGCAAAGACACGTGCCAATGATGACGGCACAGCTACCATATTCAGCAGTGGTGACGCAATCGGCATATTCGCTGTTAAGGCTGATGGAACATTAGCATTGACCAATGCTAAATATACTTATGATGGCACTTATTGGCTAAACAGCGATAATACGGATAAATTACCCTATTATGATGGTGCAAAGTATTTCGCTTACTATCCATATCAGGAGAGCCTAGCAAGCACTAAGTATGATGCAACACAAACAACAGCCGAGACTTTCTTTGCTTCATTGATAAGTAGTTGGACTCCCGCCACAGATCAAGGCACACACGCTAAATATACAGCTCAGGACTTGATGGTTTCAATGGCAACGGTTGATGTTTCTACAGGTAGCAGTTCTTTCACAATGTCTCATCAGATGTCAATGATAGAAATGGATTTTAATCAAGTTCATTATACATATAACGGAGCAAATACCTACCGCTTTACATTTGATGCAACTAGCAATCCACTTAATATAGCTGCTGGCAAATATCGCTTATTGGTTAATCCCTCTGCTGCACTTTCCATTACAGGTAACAACCAGTATAATAGTACAGACGTAACAAAGGCTAAGGGGTGGAAAATAAGTGGAACAGCTCCTAGTGCTGCAAAATATAAGGTATTTAAATATAAAAATTCCTCTGCAAGTCTTATTCAAACTTCCCGCCAGAATGTATTTATTGGTGATGCAAACATCGGTGATTACCTTTATGATGATGGCACCACAGGAACAAGCACCTTTGGCAAGACAATAGTAGGAATAGTTTTCTCAAATCAGTTAAGTTCCGCTGAATATAATGCTGGCTACACACATGGTTATGCTTTGGCATTGCAAGATGCAATATCGGCAACTACTTCCTGGGGACCTAACACTGGTGATACTGGTCTTCCCCAAGTTTCCACATTTAGTGGTTATTATAACGATATCACCACGGGCTATTACGGAACATTTACCAAAGGATATAATAAAAGTAATAGCAGCTATCCTGCATGGCAGTCAGCCAATAATTATGATGTTGACATATCCAAGTTTACTAATAGCGGCTGGTATTCCCCAAGTATGGGTCAATGGTGGGATGTTTGTGCCAATTTAGGCAAAGTAGACTTGGCTAGCATGCAGATTAGTATTTCGAGTACAGGTAATCTCTATAATGGCTATGCTCTACTGACTAATATCAACAATGCATTAACATCGGCTGGAGGTACAGGATTGACTTCAAATTATTATTATTGGACTGCGTCAGAATACAATACTACTGATGCTGTAACAATTTATTTTGGTAGTTCATACGTATGTTTGAACAACATGAATAAGGTGTTTGGTGGTTATGATGCGCGTGCAGTTCTTGCTTTTTAA
- a CDS encoding tyrosine-type recombinase/integrase, whose protein sequence is MKVTFSLFTQTCIDKLKSSGSFSTAHLYGCAASSFSEFLGGHVIMFSDITPQALKLYEKYLIRTSHSYNTVSTYMRMLRAIYNKAVMAGLAKYVFNLFHDVFTGIDRNHKKALDEPKLREFLTGEVESPILKKVQLVANAMYKLCGMPFVDLQHLDVNSVVDGVLKYNRHKTGTSVNIPVNKEICKLITQLCVPSFDLSTETGYKSYQSLLRKFNAGLKRLAKALNITIHVSSYTFRHSWATNALRHHVPVEVISSALGHSDIRTTQIYLKGFDAREIGIANKKVCKCLSVK, encoded by the coding sequence ATGAAAGTAACATTTTCTTTATTTACACAAACATGTATCGACAAACTGAAAAGCAGTGGTAGTTTTTCTACTGCCCACCTTTATGGTTGTGCCGCTAGCTCGTTTAGTGAGTTTCTTGGAGGTCACGTGATTATGTTCAGTGACATAACCCCCCAAGCTTTAAAGCTTTATGAGAAATACCTTATCCGTACTTCCCATTCTTACAACACTGTTTCCACATATATGCGCATGCTTCGTGCCATATACAACAAGGCGGTTATGGCTGGCCTTGCCAAATATGTGTTCAATCTATTTCATGATGTGTTCACAGGCATTGACAGAAATCATAAGAAGGCACTTGATGAACCAAAGTTACGAGAGTTTCTTACTGGCGAAGTGGAAAGCCCTATTTTGAAGAAGGTTCAATTAGTGGCAAACGCCATGTATAAACTTTGCGGCATGCCGTTTGTTGATTTGCAGCATTTAGACGTTAATTCTGTTGTTGATGGTGTTTTGAAATATAATCGTCACAAAACAGGTACTAGTGTCAATATTCCTGTTAATAAAGAAATTTGCAAACTAATCACACAACTTTGTGTGCCAAGCTTCGATCTTAGCACAGAGACAGGTTATAAAAGTTATCAATCACTACTGCGCAAGTTCAATGCAGGACTTAAGCGCTTAGCTAAGGCTTTGAACATAACGATTCACGTTTCTTCTTATACCTTCCGCCATTCGTGGGCTACGAATGCTCTTCGTCATCATGTGCCAGTTGAGGTAATCAGCTCCGCTCTTGGTCATTCTGATATCAGAACAACACAAATATATCTGAAGGGTTTTGATGCAAGGGAAATTGGAATAGCAAATAAAAAAGTTTGCAAATGTTTATCTGTGAAATAA
- the ftsZ gene encoding cell division protein FtsZ: MEDFEEKNDKQPLVDFGPIEDKSKGIIKVIGVGGGGCNAVNNMYREGIVNVTFAVLNTDSQSLQKSPVTVKLPLGDTGLGAGANPEIGKDAAMSSIEQIHQLLDDGTKMAFITAGMGGGTGTGAAPIIAGEAKKMGILTIGIVTIPFYFEKRKKIIKALHGVEEMRKNVDALLIINNERICDIFSNEEVAVKDAFKRADQILSDATKSISELITVQGDINLDFCDVESTLRGGGGAIMAMGQGEGEHRVEKSVVDALDSPLIYGNEIDKAKRILLNIYTSKDYPLLVSEMNEIDQFMDALDPNIDVIWGVSNDNTLGKNAKVTILATGFEDDGEDDLIDSTNDYYFESLIEKLYKPYKRKIFDFGFKNENEFTPATTVEDEPEDFHDAQQNYDENELSEDKVEEEEPEENNSITFKISAEDNTTSKIADEPRKKMSDNNMNVSEVPNFNHHKASLLDKAKFLMGKITELTQDPE, translated from the coding sequence ATGGAGGATTTTGAAGAGAAAAACGATAAACAACCTTTAGTTGACTTTGGACCAATAGAAGACAAGTCGAAAGGAATCATAAAAGTTATTGGAGTTGGCGGAGGAGGATGCAACGCTGTCAACAATATGTATCGTGAGGGTATCGTAAACGTTACTTTCGCTGTACTTAATACCGATAGTCAATCTTTGCAAAAATCACCTGTCACAGTGAAACTTCCACTTGGCGACACAGGACTTGGCGCCGGCGCTAATCCAGAAATAGGCAAAGACGCAGCTATGTCGAGTATAGAACAAATTCACCAACTACTTGATGACGGCACGAAAATGGCATTCATAACGGCCGGAATGGGTGGAGGCACAGGAACTGGTGCTGCCCCAATTATAGCAGGTGAAGCAAAAAAAATGGGAATACTCACTATCGGAATCGTCACTATCCCATTCTATTTTGAAAAGAGAAAAAAAATAATAAAGGCACTGCACGGCGTTGAAGAAATGCGCAAAAATGTTGATGCCTTGCTAATTATAAATAATGAAAGAATATGCGACATCTTCTCTAATGAAGAAGTTGCCGTGAAAGATGCTTTCAAAAGAGCCGACCAGATACTTAGCGATGCCACGAAATCAATATCTGAACTCATAACTGTTCAAGGCGACATAAACCTAGACTTCTGTGATGTAGAATCAACTCTTCGAGGAGGTGGTGGTGCAATAATGGCTATGGGGCAAGGAGAAGGTGAACATCGTGTGGAAAAATCTGTTGTTGACGCATTGGACTCACCACTTATATATGGAAACGAAATTGACAAAGCAAAACGAATATTGCTTAATATATATACAAGCAAGGACTATCCACTTCTGGTTAGCGAAATGAATGAAATAGACCAGTTCATGGATGCATTAGATCCAAATATTGACGTTATATGGGGTGTTAGTAACGATAATACTCTTGGCAAAAATGCTAAAGTGACAATCCTTGCCACAGGCTTTGAAGACGATGGAGAGGACGATCTTATTGACTCTACAAATGATTACTATTTTGAATCATTGATAGAAAAACTATACAAACCTTACAAGAGAAAGATATTTGATTTTGGTTTTAAAAATGAAAATGAATTCACTCCAGCAACAACTGTTGAAGATGAACCAGAAGACTTTCATGATGCACAACAAAATTATGATGAAAACGAACTATCTGAAGATAAAGTTGAAGAAGAAGAACCAGAAGAAAACAATTCTATAACATTCAAAATTTCTGCTGAAGATAATACAACAAGCAAAATTGCGGATGAACCTAGAAAAAAAATGTCGGATAATAATATGAATGTCTCTGAAGTACCGAATTTCAATCATCACAAAGCTTCTTTGCTTGACAAAGCTAAGTTTCTCATGGGCAAAATAACAGAACTGACACAAGATCCGGAATAA
- a CDS encoding TolC family protein has product MKKIISLFIFFGAFMSAEAQRTLSLDSCRVLALHNNKQINISKLKQDMAMNIRKAAKTKYLPKVDAAGGYQYFSESISLLNKDEKNQLNNLGTNIATLAGGSLSSMVTGLVQQGVIPASVAQQISGAMGQLGTPMATAGNQIGNSIVKSLETDTHNIWGGAIMVRQPIYMGGAITAINNIAKINESLTENDADYKTQSTLYNIDQAYWLVVSLKQKQLLANSYLNLVKKLNSDVQKMIKEGVATHSDGLRVNVKVNEAEMQVTQVEDGLTLSKMMLCQLCGIPMSDNIILADESSDSLNIDMSQQTDNVADKDAASNNRPELRMLQNSIEISQQATKLVRAEYLPHVLLTGGYLVSNPNIYNSFERKFAGTWNVGVILQVPVWNWFESSYKIRASKVATCMAQMELCDTKEKIDLQITQSQFKVKEAHKKLTMARRNIKSAEENLRCANLGFKEGIMETTDVMTAQTAWQQAQSQKIDAEVEVKLSLVNLQKALGVLRY; this is encoded by the coding sequence ATGAAGAAGATAATATCATTATTCATATTTTTTGGCGCATTTATGTCTGCCGAGGCTCAAAGAACATTGAGCCTTGACAGTTGTCGTGTATTAGCATTGCACAACAACAAACAGATCAATATATCTAAGTTAAAACAGGATATGGCAATGAATATAAGAAAAGCTGCTAAAACAAAGTATCTTCCAAAGGTTGATGCTGCTGGTGGCTATCAATATTTTAGCGAATCCATATCTCTGCTTAACAAAGACGAAAAGAACCAACTTAATAATTTAGGCACAAATATAGCCACACTGGCAGGCGGTAGTTTGTCGAGCATGGTCACAGGACTTGTACAACAAGGTGTTATTCCAGCGAGTGTTGCGCAACAGATAAGCGGTGCGATGGGACAGTTGGGAACCCCAATGGCTACAGCCGGCAACCAGATAGGCAATTCAATAGTAAAATCATTAGAAACAGACACTCATAATATTTGGGGAGGAGCAATAATGGTACGCCAACCTATTTATATGGGAGGTGCCATAACAGCTATTAATAATATAGCGAAGATTAACGAAAGTCTTACTGAAAATGATGCAGACTATAAGACGCAGTCTACATTATATAACATTGACCAAGCCTATTGGTTGGTAGTTTCACTAAAACAGAAACAGTTGCTTGCAAACAGTTACCTCAATTTGGTGAAAAAGCTGAATAGTGATGTTCAAAAGATGATAAAGGAAGGTGTAGCCACACATTCCGATGGATTGAGAGTCAACGTGAAAGTAAACGAAGCAGAAATGCAAGTAACACAAGTTGAAGATGGACTTACATTATCAAAAATGATGCTTTGCCAACTTTGTGGCATCCCAATGAGTGATAATATAATTCTTGCCGACGAAAGCAGTGATAGTCTGAACATAGACATGTCACAACAAACAGACAATGTAGCTGACAAAGATGCAGCTAGCAACAACCGTCCAGAGCTACGCATGTTGCAAAATAGCATAGAAATAAGCCAACAAGCAACCAAACTTGTAAGAGCTGAATATTTACCACATGTTCTTCTGACAGGAGGATATCTTGTTAGTAACCCTAACATATACAATAGTTTTGAAAGAAAATTCGCAGGGACATGGAATGTAGGCGTAATATTACAAGTCCCAGTATGGAATTGGTTTGAAAGTTCATATAAAATAAGAGCCTCAAAAGTAGCTACATGCATGGCTCAAATGGAATTATGTGATACTAAAGAAAAAATAGACTTACAAATAACACAGAGTCAATTTAAAGTAAAGGAAGCACACAAGAAACTTACTATGGCACGTAGAAACATAAAAAGTGCTGAGGAAAACCTACGTTGCGCAAACCTTGGATTTAAAGAAGGTATAATGGAGACAACAGACGTAATGACAGCACAGACAGCTTGGCAACAGGCTCAAAGTCAGAAAATAGACGCTGAGGTCGAAGTAAAATTATCCCTTGTTAACCTCCAAAAGGCTCTAGGAGTATTAAGATATTAA